The following proteins are encoded in a genomic region of Gadus macrocephalus chromosome 19, ASM3116895v1:
- the LOC132448039 gene encoding coiled-coil domain-containing protein 106-like: MLKSSLTLKKDEPKATAGSSSVSTLDSSSSEMSSKSTDSESSNSSSSGDKKRKKKGKGRKKLSKRVKMEKTLQRARNPEQALARYKKILKCYKRLGTMSGAFRKVGVDRNTVVVNAPIAELSIAAPDQYKEALKTYTHSTKLKAFAEHCALTILGDVEIVDAVNTLKASGKLLPLKKK; this comes from the exons ATGTTAAAGTCTTCGCTTA CTCTTAAAAAAGATGAGCCCAAAGCAACTGCCGGTTCCAGTAGTGTCTCTACACTGGACTCATCTTCCTCCGAGATGAGTTCAAAGAGTACGGACTCAGAGTCATCCAACAGCTCATCCTCAGGggacaagaagaggaagaagaaggggaaagggagaaagaagcTATCCAAGAGGGTTAAAATGGAAAAAACACTGCAAAGAG CCCGGAATCCCGAGCAGGCTTTGGCCCGGTACAAAAAGATTCTTAAATGCTACAAGAGGCTTGGAACCATGTCTGGGGCATTTCGAAAGGTCGGTGTTGACCGTAATACAGTGGTGGTCAATGCACCAATCGCCGAGCTTTCCATTGCTGCCCCAGACCAGTACAAGGAAGCTTTGAAAACGTATACCCATTCCACAAAATTGAAAGCATTTGCGGAACACTGTGCCTTGACAATTCTAGGCGATGTAGAAATAGTTGACGCAGTCAACACGCTTAAAGCCAGTGGTAAGCTGCTACCACTGAAAAAGAAATAA